In Phragmites australis chromosome 16, lpPhrAust1.1, whole genome shotgun sequence, one DNA window encodes the following:
- the LOC133896344 gene encoding abscisic acid 8'-hydroxylase 3-like: protein MAFFLAVAACACFISLAVLLYAPIRLRRRGAGKSGGPEQKKLILPPGSLGLPYVGETLQLYSQNPNVFFASRQQSYGEIFKTNLLGCPCVMLASPEAARVVLVTQAHLFKPTYPPSKELMIGPQALFFHRGDYHLRLRRLVQGSLGPDALRALVPDVEAAVASTLAAWDGHVDSTFHAMKRLTFDVGVVTIFGRRLDGRFKDELRRNYFVVEKGYNSFPNPLPGTRYHKAIQARKRLGAILGDIMEERRAQGDLGGDLLGTLMQWHDGGGAALSDDQIADNVIGVLFAAQDTTASVLTWVLKYLHDHPKLLEAVKAEQMAAYEENEGGRLPLTWAQTRGMAVTHRVILESLRMASIISFTFREAVADVEYKGFLIPKGWKVMPLFRNIHRNPEYFQDPQKFDPSRFKVAPRPGTFLPFGSGVHACPGNELAKLEMLVLVHRLVTAYRWEVVGSSDEVAYSPFPVPKRGLQAKLWRETGGAGENRVPAAAA from the exons ATGGCTTTCTTCCTCGCAGTGGCGGCGTGCGCCTGCTTCATTTCACTCGCCGTGCTGCTCTACGCACCGATCAGGCTGAGGAGGAGAGGAGCTGGCAAAAGCGGAGGCCCCGAGCAGAAGAAGCTCATTCTGCCTCCCGGCTCCCTGGGCTTGCCGTACGTCGGCGAGACACTGCAGCTCTACTCCCAGAACCCCAACGTCTTCTTCGCCTCCAGGCAGCAGAG CTACGGCGAGATCTTCAAGACGAACCTGCTGGGGTGCCCATGCGTGATGCTGGCGAGCCCGGAGGCCGCACGGGTCGTGCTGGTCACGCAGGCGCACCTGTTCAAGCCGACGTACCCGCCGAGCAAGGAGCTCATGATCGGGCCGCAGGCGCTCTTCTTCCACCGGGGCGACTACCACCTCCGCCTGCGCCGTCTCGTCCAGGGCTCGCTCGGCCCTGACGCGCTCCGCGCCCTCGTGCCGGACGTCGAGGCCGCTGTGGCCTCCACGCTCGCCGCTTGGGACGGGCACGTCGACAGCACCTTCCACGCCATGAAGAGA CTCACGTTCGACGTCGGCGTCGTTACTATCTTCGGCCGCCGGCTAGATGGGCGGTTCAAGGATGAGTTGAGGAGGAATTACTTCGTCGTGGAGAAAGGCTACAACAGCTTCCCCAACCCCCTCCCGGGAACTCGCTACCACAAGGCCATCCAA gcgaGGAAGCGGCTGGGCGCGATCCTGGGCGACATCATGGAGGAGCGGCGAGCGCAGGGTGACCTGGGCGGCGACCTCCTGGGCACCCTCATGCAGTggcacgacggcggcggcgcggcgctgtCCGACGACCAGATTGCCGACAACGTAATCGGCGTGCTGTTCGCGGCGCAGGACACGACGGCCAGCGTGCTCACCTGGGTCCTCAAGTACCTCCACGACCACCCGAAGCTTCTCGAAGCCGTCAAG GCGGAGCAGATGGCGGCCTACGAGGAGAACGAGGGCGGGAGGCTGCCGCTGACGTGGGCGCAGACGAGGGGCATGGCAGTAACGCACAGG GTTATATTGGAGAGCTTGAGGATGGCGAGCATCATCTCCTTCACGTTCAGGGAGGCCGTTGCCGACGTGGAGTACAAAG GGTTCCTGATCCCCAAGGGGTGGAAGGTGATGCCGCTGTTTAGGAACATCCATCGCAACCCGGAGTACTTCCAGGACCCACAGAAGTTCGACCCTTCTCGATTCAAG GTGGCGCCGCGGCCCGGCACGTTCCTGCCGTTCGGGAGCGGCGTGCACGCGTGCCCCGGGAACGAGCTGGCCAAGCTCGAGATGCTCGTCCTCGTCCATCGCCTCGTCACCGCCTACAG GTGGGAGGTGGTCGGGTCGAGCGACGAGGTGGCGTACAGCCCGTTCCCCGTGCCGAAACGCGGCCTCCAGGCGAAGCTTTGGAGGGAGACCGGCGGCGCGGGGGAGAACCGCGTGCCCGCTGCCGCCGCCTGA